The sequence below is a genomic window from Nitrospira sp..
GACCGGGGGCCGGCGGTTCAGCCCAATTGTTGAATGCGTTGATTCGGGCTCACGACATCCGTCAGACGAATGCCGAACTTTTCGTTGACGACCACCACTTCACCGCGCGCCACGAGCTTGTTGTTGACGAGCACTTCCATCGGTTCACCGGCGAGTTTGCTCAGCTCGATGACCGAGCCCTGCCCGAGCTGGAGCAATTCGCGGATCAGCATCCTGGTCGAGCCGATCTGCACGGTGACCTGGAGCGGGATGTCCAGGACGAATTCAATATTCTTGTTGGCCGGTACCGCGCCGTGATTGTCCACCGGAGGGAAGGCCGTCGGTTGAGGGCTGGCTTCGCCGTTGGAGGAATCCGTCTGTGCCGTGGTGTCACCGTTGCCCATGCAATAATCTCCTTTAGCGCCGTGACGCCCTACCCCAACACCTTGGTGACCCGGCAGGCGTGATTGCCTTTGAAGACCCCGGGTTGCCCGTGAAACTTTGGATCGCCCTCGACCAGACAGAGCATCGGATCGCCGGGATGTTGATCGAGCATCAACACATCGCCGGGGCCGAAGTTCATCAGATCCTGCACGCTGATCCGTGCGGTGCCGAGTTGCACCGCGACGGCCACATCACATTCCTGCAACGAGTCCTTGAACCGGCTGCCCCAGCTGCTGTCCTGCTCCACGTTGTCGGCAAACAGGCCCGAGT
It includes:
- the fliN gene encoding flagellar motor switch protein FliN; protein product: MGNGDTTAQTDSSNGEASPQPTAFPPVDNHGAVPANKNIEFVLDIPLQVTVQIGSTRMLIRELLQLGQGSVIELSKLAGEPMEVLVNNKLVARGEVVVVNEKFGIRLTDVVSPNQRIQQLG